In one Lolium rigidum isolate FL_2022 chromosome 3, APGP_CSIRO_Lrig_0.1, whole genome shotgun sequence genomic region, the following are encoded:
- the LOC124702372 gene encoding guanine nucleotide exchange factor SPIKE 1-like, whose protein sequence is MDSTAAGEGQRFKRIPRQSCARNLELDPLLNDNLEQWPHLNELVQCYKADFVKDDCKYGHYESVAPPSFQNQIFEGPDTDMETELQLCNARHSKPEETTEDDMPSTSGRQTYETQLSASSSKIHCTISPLPAYEPAFDWDNERSLIFGQRVPESLPATHSSGLKITVKVLSLSFQAGLVEPFSGTVCLYNRDRREKLSEDFYFNILPTEMQDAHISLDRRGVFSLDAPSPSICLLIQLEKAATDEGGVTPSVYSRKEPVHLTEKEKQKLQVWSRIMPYREPFAWAMIPLFENNHSAGAGDTASPSSPLAPSMPGSSSQDSIVEPISKFTLDGKINNYSSGTSVIIEIPNLNKVKESYIEDSLQDPKRKVHKPVKGVLRLEVEKLHNDRNDVDTISEGGSMNSELHDAGELNNGRHSRNSVDGIHSSLNSSTIVKKDTRPNGQNLQAENGDNFQAFDFRMLARSEPFSQLFHCLYVYPLTVSLSRKRNLFVRVELRNDDSDMSKLPVEAVHPRDHNAELQKCAHTQISVGTRMSCYHDEVKISLPALLTPQHHLLFTFFHVDLQMKLEAPKPVIVGYAALPLSTHIQLLSDISLPILRELVPHYLQESGKERMNYLEDGKTVFRLRLRLCSSLFPVNERIRDFFVEYDRHTLHTSPPWGSELLEAINSLKNVEYTALLHFLQPILNMLLHLIGDGGETLQVAAFRAMVNILTRVQQESSDGAERNRFLVNYVDFAFDDFGDRQTHVYPGLSTVWGSLARSKAKGYRVGPVYDDVLAMAWFFLELIVKSMGLEQSRLFYHNLPLGEDVPPLQLKEGVFRCIMQLFDCLLTEVHERCKKGLNLAKRLNSTLAFFCYDLLSIIEPRQVFELVSLYMDKFAGVCQSVLHDCKLTFLQIICDHDLFVEMPGRDPSDRNYLSSVLIQEIFLTLDHDDLSQRAKAARILVVLICKHEFDARYQKSEDKLYIAQLYFPLIGQILDEMPVFYNLNVIEKREVLVVILQIIRNLDDTTLVKAWQQSIARTRLFFKLLEECITHFEHNRAGDSLLVGSSSRSSDAERPASPKYSDRLSPSVNTYLSEASRHEIRPQGTPENGFMWNRISPELGSPNQPYSLREALAQAQSSRIGATTRALRESLHPILRQKLELWEENLSSAVSLEVLGIIEKFSVAAASRSISTDYAKLDCVTSILMGLLSRSQPLTFWKAFLPVLYNIFSLHGATLMSRENDRFLKQIAFHLLRLAVFRNDSVRKRAVLGLQILVRNSFNYFKSTTRLRVMLTITLSELLSDVQVTQMKSDGSLEESGEARRLRKSLEEMADVRSKDQLIDCGLPITALEVAAEGSTDNRWSWVEVKHLSKCLVQALDAGLEHALLGSVMTVDRCAAAEGFYKLALAYAPVPDLHIMWLLHLCDAHQEMQSCAEAAQCAVAVAGVIMQALVGRNDAVWNKEHVASLCRICPVVGTDVGTEVAAAEVEGYGASKLTVDSAVKYLQLANKLFAQAELYHFCASIQELIIPVYKSRRSYGQLAKCHTSLANIYESILEQEASPIPFVDATYYRVGFYGERFGKLNKKEYVFREPRDVRLGDIMVKLNRTYEAKMDGNQTLHIIPDSRQVNADELQPGVCYLQITAVDPVMEDEDLESRRERILSLSTGTVRARVFDRFLFDTPFTKNGKTQGGLEDQWKRRTVLQTEGSFPALVNRLVVIKSESLEFSPVENAIGMIETRTSALRNELEEPRSSEGDQLPRLQSLQRILQGSVAVQVNSGLLSVCTAFLSGEPATRLRSQELQQLIAALLEFMAVCKRAIRVHFRLIGEEDEEFHTQLVDGFQSLTAELSHYIPAILSEL, encoded by the exons atggattCTACGGCGGCCGGGGAGGGGCAGCGGTTCAAGCGGATTCCGAGGCAGTCGTGCGCGCGGAACCTGGAGCTGGATCCACTG CTCAATGATAATCTGGAGCAGTGGCCACATCTAAACGAGCTGGTGCAGTGTTATAAGGCTGATTTTGTGAAAGATGACTGCAAATATGGACACTACGAGAGTGTTGCACCGCCGTCCTTTCAGAATCAAATTTTTGAGGGACCTGATACCGACATGGAAACAG AATTGCAGCTTTGCAACGCTAGGCATTCCAAGCCAGAGGAAACTACTGAAGATGATATGCCGAGCACCTCAGGGAGGCAAACATATGAGACTCAACTATCTGCTTCATCTTCAAAAATA CATTGTACTATCTCACCTTTACCGGCATATGAACCGGCATTTGATTGGGACAATGAGAGATCTTTGATATTCGGCCAACGCGTACCAGAAAGTCTCCCTGCAACACACAGCAG TGGATTGAAGATAACTGTCAAGGTATTATCTTTGTCGTTCCAAGCTGGATTAGTTG AACCTTTTAGCGGTACAGTCTGCTTGTACAACAGAGATAGGAGAGAAAAGCTATCAGAAGACTTCTACTTTAACATACTTCCAACAGAAATGCAAGAT GCTCATATTTCTTTGGACCGTCGGGGTGTTTTTTCACTGGATGCCCCTTCTCCATCAATCTGCCTTCTGATCCAGCTAGAAAAGGCTGCTACTGATGAAGGGGGAGTAACTCCTTCAGTTTATTCCCGCAAAGAACCT GTGCACTTGACTGAGAAAGAGAAGCAGAAGCTGCAAGTTTGGTCTCGAATCATGCCATATAGAGAGCCATTTGCATGGGCAATGATTCCTCTATTCGAAAACAACCATTCTGCTGGTGCTGGTGATACTGCCTCTCCTAGCAGCCCTTTAGCACCAAGTATGCCAGGCTCAAGCTCCCAAGATAGCATTGTGGAGCCTATTTCCAAATTCACGTTAGATGGAAAAATCAACAATTATTCAAGTGGAACTTCAGTTATCATAGAGATACCGAACTTAAACAAAGTGaaggaaagctacatagaggactcCCTCCAA GATCCGAAACGGAAAGTACACAAACCAGTGAAAGGTGTACTGAGGCTAGAAGTGGAAAAACTCCATAATGACCGCAATGACGTGGATACCATTTCTGAAGGTGGGAGCATGAACAGTGAATTGCATGATGCTGGCGAGCTCAATAATGGCAGACACAGCAGGAATAGCGTTGATGGGATCCATAGTTCTCTGAATTCTAGTACCATTGTCAAGAAAGATACACGCCCAAATGGTCAAAATTTGCAGGCAGAGAATGGCGACAAT TTTCAAGCGTTCGACTTTCGGATGCTGGCCCGGAGTGAACCATTTTCACAACTCTTCCACTGCCTCTATGTGTACCCATTGACTGTTAGCTTGAGCCGCAAAAGAAATCTATTTGTAAGAGTAGAATTGAGAAATGATGATTCTGACATGAGCAAACTTCCAGTAGAG GCTGTTCATCCAAGGGATCATAATGCAGAACTACAGAAGTGTGCCCATACCCAAATTTCTGTTGGCACAAGAATGTCTTGCTACCATGATGAAGTCAAGATCAGTCTGCCTGCTCTATTAACGCCCCAACATCATCTTCTGTTCACATTTTTCCATGTAGATCTCCAAATGAAACTTGAAGCCCCTAAACCA GTGATTGTGGGATACGCTGCACTTCCATTGTCAACACACATTCA GTTACTTTCGGACATATCTTTGCCAATTTTGCGAGAGCTTGTTCCGCATTACCTGCAGGAAAGTGGAAAG GAAAGAATGAACTACCTAGAGGACGGAAAAACTGTTTTCAGGCTGAGGTTAAGACTTTGCTCTTCGTTGTTTCCAGTTAATGAAAGGATAAGAGACTTTTTCGTCGAGTATGACCGTCACACACTACATACAAGTCCACCTTGGGGTTCTGAGCTTCTTGAG GCCATAAATAGTTTAAAGAATGTTGAATATACGGCATTGCTGCACTTTCTTCAACCAATACTCAATATGCTGCTGCATCttattggcgatggtggtgaaacCCTGCAG GTTGCTGCATTTCGTGCCATGGTTAATATTCTAACCCG GGTGCAACAGGAATCATCTGATGGGGCTGAGAGAAATAGGTTTCTTGTTAATTATGTTGATTTTGCTTTCGATGACTTCGGCGATCGGCAGACACATGTGTACCCTGGGCTATCTACTGTTTGGGGTAGCCTAGCTCGGAGTAAG GCTAAAGGTTATAGAGTTGGACCTGTCTATGATGATGTATTGGCAATGGCATGGTTTTTTCTGGAGCTTATTGTAAAATCAATGGGACTGGAACAAAGTCGTCTTTTCTACCACAATCTTCCACTGG GTGAAGATGTCCCACCACTACAGTTGAAAGAAGGAGTCTTCAGATGTATAATGCAGCTATTTGATTGCCTTCTAACTGAGGTTCATGAACGTTGTAAAAAGGGCTTAAACTTGGCAAAGCGCTTGAACAGCACTCTTGCTTTCTTCTGTTACGATCTTTTATCAATCATTGAGCCACGCCAAGTTTTTGAGTTG GTTTCGTTGTATATGGACAAGTTTGCAGGGGTTTGCCAGTCAGTCCTCCATGATTGCAAGTTGACATTCCTGCAAATAATATGTGATCATGATCTGTTTGTTGAGATGCCTGGTCGGGATCCGTCTGATAG GAATTATCTCTCATCTGTCCTTATTCAAGAGATCTTTCTCACCCTTGATCATGATGATTTATCACAGCGAGCGAAA GCGGCTCGTATTTTGGTTGTCCTAATATGCAAGCATGAATTTGACGCACGATATCAAAAAAGCGAAGACAAGTTGTACATTGCTCAGCTGTATTTTCCTCTTATAGGACAG ATTCTGGATGAGATGCCTGTGTTCTATAATCTAAATGTCATTGAAAAGCGTGAAGTGCTAGTAGTCATTTTGCAAATCATAAGAAACTTGGACGACACGACTCTTGTAAAAGCATGGCAACAGAGCATTGCTAGAACCCGATTGTTCTTCAAGCTATTGGAAGAATGTATAACCCATTTTGAG CATAACAGAGCGGGAGACAGCTTGCTAGTAGGCTCTAGTTCTCGGAGCTCTGATGCTGAGCGCCCTGCGTCCCCCAAGTATTCTGACCGGCTATCCCCATCAGTCAATACATATTTGTCGGAGGCTTCACGCCATGAAATAAGG CCTCAGGGAACACCAGAAAATGGATTCATGTGGAACAGGATTAGTCCTGAGCTAGGTTCCCCAAATCAACCATATTCATTGAGAGAAGCCCTTGCCCAAGCACAATCTTCAAGAATTGGAGCAACAACCAGGGCACTGAGAGAGTCTCTGCATCCAATACTGAGACAAAAGTTG GAACTCTGGGAAGAAAATCTTAGTAGCGCTGTGAGTCTTGAAGTGTTGGGAATAATTGAGAAGTTTTCGGTTGCGGCAGCTTCTCGCAGCATCTCGACTGACTATGCTAAGCTAGATTGTGTAACATCTATCTTAATGGGTCTTCTATCTAGGAGCCAGCCCTTAACTTTTTGGAAAGCTTTCCTTCCTGTGCTCTATAATATATTTAGTCTACATGGTGCAACACTAATGTCAAGGGAGAATGACCGCTTCTTGAAGCAAATTGCGTTTCATCTATTGCGACTGGCTGTATTCCGAAATGATTCTGTCAGAAAAAGGGCTGTTCTTGGGTTGCAGATCCTTGTTAGG AACTCATTCAACTATTTCAAGAGCACCACAAGGCTGAGGGTCATGCTGACTATTACTTTGTCAGAATTGCTGTCTGATGTGCAAGTAACTCAGATGaaatctgatggatctcttgaagaAAGTGGTGAAGCTCGGCGTCTTAGGAAATCATTAGAGGAAATGGCTGATGTAAGGAGTAAGGATCAGTTGATCGATTGTGGCCTTCCTATTACCGCACTGGAAGTGGCTGCTGAAGGTTCCACAGACAATAGGTGGTCTTGGGTAGAGGTCAAGCATCTTTCAAAATGTCTAGTCCAAGCCCTTGATGCTGGCCTTGAACATGCCCTTTTG GGGTCCGTAATGACTGTGGACAGGTGTGCAGCTGCTGAGGGCTTCTACAAGTTAGCATTGGCCTATGCGCCTGTTCCGGACCTTCACATTATGTGGTTACTGCACCTATGTGATGCGCACCAGGAGATGCAATCATGCGCTGAAGCTGCGCAATGTGCAGTTGCTGTAGCTGGTGTGATCATGCAG GCCCTTGTTGGAAGGAACGATGCTGTGTGGAACAAGGAGCATGTTGCTTCTCTCTGTAGGATTTGTCCTGTTGTGGGCACTGATGTGGGCACAGAAGTAGCTGCAGCAGAAGTCGAGGGATATGGTGCATCCAAGCTTACAGTGGATTCAGCTGTCAAGTATCTTCAACTTGCGaacaaactcttcgcgcaagctGAACTATACCACTTTTGTGCTAGCATTCAGGAACTCATCATTCCGGTGTATAAAAGCAGAAGATCTTATGGGCAGTTGGCTAAATGCCACACGTCACTTGCGAACATCTACGAGTCAATTCTTGAACAGGAGGCTAGCCCTATCCCATTCGTTGATGCTACTTACTACAGAGTTGGATTTTATGGCGAAAGATTTGGCAAACTCAACAAAAAGGAGTATGTGTTTAGGGAGCCACGGGATGTTCGGCTTGGTGACATTATGGTGAAGCTTAATCGTACCTATGAGGCTAAGATGGATGGCAATCAAACCTTACATATCATTCCTGACTCGAGACAAGTTAATGCTGATGAGCTGCAACCTGGTGTATGCTATCTACAGATAACTGCTGTTGATCCTGTAATGGAGGACGAGGACTTGGAGAGCAGGAGAGAAAGGATTCTCTCTTTATCTACTGGTACTGTTCGTGCCCGTGTGTTTGACCGTTTCCTTTTCGATACACCGTTCACAAAGAATGGAAAAACACAAGGTGGCCTAGAAGATCAATGGAAGAGGCGCACAGTGCTCCAGACAGAGGGTTCCTTTCCTGCTTTGGTAAATCGTCTGGTAGTGATAAAGTCCGAATCTCTAGAGTTTTCGCCTGTCGAAAATGCGATTGGAATGATTGAAACAAGGACATCTGCGTTGAGAAATGAGCTAGAAGAACCGCGGAGTTCTGAAGGTGATCAATTACCAAGACTTCAAAGCCTGCAAAGGATACTCCAAGGAAGTGTGGCTGTTCAG GTTAATAGTGGTCTATTAAGTGTGTGCACCGCATTCTTATCTGGCGAGCCTGCAACCAGGCTCAGATCTCAAGAGCTGCAACAGCTCATAGCCGCATTGCTTGAGTTCATGGCTGTCTGCAAGCGCGCAATCCGTGTGCATTTTAGGTTGATAGGGGAAGAAGACGAGGAGTTCCACACGCAACTTGTCGATGGGTTTCAGTCTCTTACTGCTGAGCTTTCTCACTATATTCCTGCTATCCTTTCAGAGCTCTGA
- the LOC124702373 gene encoding putative G-type lectin S-receptor-like serine/threonine-protein kinase At1g61610, which yields MLPSMAIKEDGLAIVAYILFLTLLFLSSSCKSADDHLTHSKPLTLDDMLISDGGDFALGFLSLTSSSNKSLLYLCIWYHSIPGRTVVWIANRDKPIIEATPSSPKLVITNNSDLVLSDSQGHAVWTTANSITDTGAGAGAYAVLLNSGNLVLRFPNGTDIWQSFHYPTDTILPNMKVLLSYKGQVVSRLVAWKGPDDPSSGDFSCSGDPSFPDLQLVIWQGTRPYCRITVWNSVSVLDLNNNGSMVYQTAINVGDKLFFEFTVSVGSPFTRITLDHTGRLRSLSWNNASSSPAWTIVSERPAAACELYASCGPFSYCDFTAGTSSTCRCLDGYEPNGPNFTAGCRRTEELECGKQSHFLTLPQMKVPDKFLHIHNRSLEQCEDECSRNCSCTAYAYANWSSGSGNSVVDPSRCLVWTDELVDTGKSSDYGENLHLRLVDSSAADKKGNLVKYVLPIIACMLLLTCIALIWIRKCRGKSRKKKAQKKLMAGYLSASNELEGENIEFPFVTLEEVLAATDNFSDSNLLGRGGFGKVYKGNLQGGKEVAVKRLSKDSGQGIEEFRNEVVLIAKLQHRNLVRLLACCVHEDEKLLIYEYLPNKSLDVFLFDAARKHVLDWLTRFKIIKGVARGLLYLHQDSRLTIIHRDLKASNILLDTEMTPKISDFGMARIFSEKQQQVNTCRVVGTYGYMSPEYAMGGAFSVKSDTYSFGVLLLEILSGLKINSRQPVNFSSLITYAWRLWEDGKAVQLVDSSIIENCPFHEVLRCIHVGLLCIQDRPSDRPFMSSVMFMLENESALLPAPRKPLYFDLGNCKAGETRENIEESASAMSITTLEGR from the exons ATGCTGCCTTCAATGGCAATCAAAGAAGATGGTCTAGCGATCGTGGCCTACATTCTTTTTCTCACGCTCCTGTTCTTGAGTTCATCCTGCAAGTCAGCTGACGACCACTTGACACATTCAAAGCCACTCACCCTTGATGACATGCTCATCTCCGATGGCGGGGATTTCGCTCTTGGCTTCTTATCCCTGACCAGCTCCAGTAATAAGAGCCTACTATACCTTTGCATATGGTACCACAGCATTCCGGGACGGACCGTGGTGTGGATCGCCAACCGTGACAAGCCGATAATAGAAGCCACACCTTCATCCCCGAAGCTCGTCATCACCAACAACTCCGACCTGGTGTTATCAGACTCCCAAGGCCACGCGGTTTGGACGACGGCGAACAGCATCACCGACactggagccggagccggagcgtaCGCGGTGCTGCTGAACTCGGGGAACTTGGTCCTCCGGTTCCCGAACGGCACAGACATATGGCAGAGCTTCCATTACCCGACGGATACCATCCTTCCAAACATGAAGGTCCTATTGAGCTACAAAGGCCAGGTCGTGTCGCGCCTCGTCGCCTGGAAGGGCCCGGATGACCCGTCGTCAGGGGACTTCTCCTGCAGCGGCGACCCCAGCTTCCCCGACCTCCAGCTCGTCATCTGGCAGGGGACTAGGCCCTACTGCCGCATCACTGTATGGAACAGCGTGTCGGTCCTCGATCTCAACAACAATGGCTCCATGGTGTACCAGACAGCTATCAACGTAGGGGACAAATTATTCTTCGAGTTCACAGTCTCCGTCGGCTCGCCGTTCACGCGGATCACGCTCGACCACACCGGCAGGCTGAGGTCTCTAAGCTGGAATAATGCCTCGTCGTCCCCTGCATGGACCATCGTCAGTGAGCGCCCCGCTGCTGCTTGCGAGCTCTACGCCTCGTGTGGCCCGTTCAGCTACTGCGACTTCACCGCCGGGACCAGCTCGACCTGCCGGTGCCTCGATGGATATGAGCCCAACGGTCCAAATTTTACTGCTGGATGCCGGAGAACGGAGGAGCTCGAATGCGGCAAGCAGAGCCACTTCTTGACTTTGCCTCAGATGAAGGTTCCTGACAAGTTCTTGCACATACACAACAGAAGCTTGGAGCAATGTGAGGATGAGTGCAGCCGCAACTGCTCCTGCACGGCTTATGCTTACGCCAACTGGAGCAGTGGCAGCGGTAACTCTGTTGTTGACCCATCAAGATGCTTGGTTTGGACAGATGAGCTTGTGGACACAGGGAAATCTAGCGACTATGGCGAAAACTTGCACCTCCGGCTTGTTGACTCCTCTGCTG CTGACAAAAAGGGCAACTTAGTGAAGTATGTACTGCCGATTATAGCATGCATGTTACTACTGACATGCATTGCTCTTATCTGGATACGCAAATGCAGAG GCAAAAGCCGAAAGAAGAAGGCTCAGAAGAAACTGATGGCTGGGTACTTGAGCGCTTCCAATGAGCTTGAAGGCGAAAACATTGAATTTCCATTTGTTACCCTCGAAGAAGTTCTTGCTGCAACAGATAATTTCTCTGATTCCAACTTGCTTGGAAGAGGAGGTTTCGGGAAAGTCTACAAG GGAAATTTGCAAGGCGGAAAAGAAGTCGCTGTCAAAAGACTCAGTAAGGATTCAGGTCAAGGTATAGAGGAGTTCAGAAATGAGGTAGTTCTAATTGCCAAATTGCAGCACAGAAACCTAGTCAGACTTCTTGCTTGTTGCGTCCATGAAGATGAGAAGCTACTGATCTACGAATACTTGCCTAACAAAAGTTTGGACGTCTTCCTGTTTG ATGCTGCAAGAAAGCATGTGCTCGATTGGCTTACACGGTTCAAAATAATTAAGGGAGTAGCGAGAGGTCTTCTTTATCTTCACCAAGATTCAAGATTAACTATAATTCACAGAGATCTCAAAGCAAGCAACATCTTGCTGGACACAGAAATGACTCCCAAGATATCTGACTTTGGCATGGCAAGGATTTTTAGTGAAAAGCAGCAACAAGTAAACACTTGCCGGGTTGTTGGGACATA TGGTTATATGTCGCCTGAATATGCAATGGGAGGTGCATTTTCTGTCAAATCAGACACATACAGCTTTGGTGTTCTTCTCTTGGAGATTCTAAGTGGACTAAAGATCAATTCACGACAGCCTGTCAACTTTTCTAGCCTTATTACTTAT GCATGGAGATTATGGGAAGATGGAAAAGCAGTACAATTGGTGGACTCTTCAATTATTGAGAACTGTCCATTTCATGAAGTACTAAGGTGTATCCATGTAGGACTGTTGTGTATTCAGGACCGTCCGAGTGACAGGCCATTTATGTCATCGGTTATGTTTATGCTGGAGAATGAAAGCGCACTGCTTCCAGCACCAAGGAAACCCTTGTACTTTGATTTAGGTAATTGCAAAGCTGGAGAAACAAGGGAAAATATTGAAGAATCTGCGAGTGCAATGAGTATCACCACATTAGAGGGTCGTTAG
- the LOC124702374 gene encoding rhamnogalacturonan I rhamnosyltransferase 4-like, whose translation MRAAICDMVTVARYLNLTMVVPELDKQSFWADPSDFGDIFDVDHFIYSLRDEVKIIRELPRKFSGKIPLSMQPVSWSSEKYYLRQILPLVRKHKVIRFSRTDSRLANNGLPLRLQKLRCRVNYNALRFTPSIEALGNKMILSLRKTGSFVVLHLRYEMDMLAFSGCTHGCSDQETAELTRMRYAYPWWKEKEIDSEKKRLEGLCPLTPGETTLVLKALGFPRDTRIYIASGEIYGGEKRLAALKTEFPNIVRKEMLLSDDELRLFKKHSTQMAALDYLVSVASDVFIPSNDGNMAKVVEGHRRFMGFHRTIQLDRKKLVELIDLFEDQELSWDEFCIAVKEIHEGRMSQPTRRKVIAGQPKEEDYFYANPYECLGPATKRREKLKHTET comes from the exons ATGCGAGCTGCG ATATGTGACATGGTAACCGTGGCACGCTATTTGAATCTGACCATGGTGGTACCTGAACTCGATAAGCAATCCTTCTGGGCTGATCCTAG TGATTTCGGGGATATATTTGATGTGGATCATTTCATCTATTCTTTAAGAGATGAGGTGAAGATTATCAGAGAACTCCCACGTAAATTCAGTGGGAAAATTCCATTATCAATGCAACCAGTCAGCTGGTCTAGTGAGAAATACTATTTGAGACAG ATCCTGCCTCTTGTACGAAAGCACAAGGTTATACGTTTTAGccggacagattctcgccttgcgAACAATGGCCTTCCTTTAAGGCTCCAAAAGCTTCGCTGCCGTGTGAACTATAATGCGTTAAGATTTACACCATCCATTGAGGCCCTAGGCAACAAGATGATATTAAGTCTCAGGAAGACTGGATCGTTTGTTGTGCTTCATCTGAGATATGAGATGGATATGCTTGCCTTCTCTGGTTGTACACACGGATGTTCTGATCAAGAAACAGCAGAGCTCACGAGAATGAG GTATGCATATCCCTGGTGGAAAGAAAAGGAAATAGACTCTGAGAAGAAAAGGTTGGAGGGATTGTGCCCGCTTACACCTGGAGAAACAACATTAGTGCTCAAAGCTCTTGGTTTCCCCAGGGACACTCGGATTTATATTGCCTCAGGTGAAATCTATGGTGGTGAAAAAAGATTAGCTGCATTGAAGACAGAGTTCCCTAACATT GTGCGTAAGGAGATGCTTTTATCTGATGATGAGCTACGCCTCTTCAAAAAACACTCAACTCAAATGGCAGCCCTGGACTATCTTGTTTCTGTCGCAAGTGATGTTTTTATTCCAAGTAATGATGGAAACATGGCTAAAGTTGTAGAAGGACACCGCAG GTTTATGGGCTTCCACAGAACTATACAGCTTGATAGGAAGAAGCTTGTTGAGCTTATAGATCTTTTTGAAGACCAGGAACTGTCATGGGATGAATTCTGCATTGCTGTTAAGGAGATACACGAGGGCCGAATGAGCCAACCGACCAGAAGAAAAGTTATTGCCGGGCAGCCAAAGGAAGAAGACTACTTCTATGCAAATCCTTATGAATGTCTTGGGCCTGCTACAAAGAGAAGGGAAAAGCTAAAACATACCGAGACATGA